A section of the Harmonia axyridis chromosome 2, icHarAxyr1.1, whole genome shotgun sequence genome encodes:
- the LOC123672085 gene encoding trypsin-3-like, whose translation MNREHALQILLNLQVQMTALLCIALILLNLTSSFAIYNGESCDPRNYTFLVQLVGHRKNNSTVKCSGTLIRLDTVLTAAHCVLNFKRSIFAEPKVVLHTEKGKVAVGTKEIHIHAKYDKENLQYDVAILRLEEAFASSEASTITLPKTHSPKNLERCSKGRFLGWGRTKFLGIGQTSEPSKESLHCIELPVISNEDCSILRSLDKIETFFCTFSGFHTAGGGCIGDSGGPFICEGVQYGIASVNFGCGIRGEPTYFTRIDKAFGFIDRHVRSYAVSGMTNGVTGFVVYSLIFIHCNWSFQ comes from the exons atgaatCGTGAACATGCCTTACAAATACTACTTAACCTACAAGTTCAGATGACAGCTCTATTATGTATCGCCCTGATATTACTCAATTTAACTTCAAGTTTCGCAATATACAATGGCGAGTCATGCGACCCAAGAAATTACACCTTTCTGGTACAACTAGTTGGACATAGGAAGAATAATTCTACCGTGAAATGCAGTGGTACATTGATCAGATTAGATACAGTTCTTACAGCAGCCCACTGCGTCTTGAATTTCAAGAGGAGCATTTTCGCTGAGCCAAAAGTTGTCCTGCATACTGAAAAAG GAAAAGTTGCAGTAGGCACCAAAGAAATCCACATCCACGCCAAATATGACAAAGAAAACCTTCAATACGATGTTGCCATTTTAAGACTCGAAGAAGCTTTTGCTTCTTCAGAAGCCTCTACCATAACCCTACCAAAGACACATTCACCCAAAAACTTAGAGAGGTGCTCCAAAGGAAGGTTCTTAGGTTGGGGTAGAACCAAATTCCTTGGCATTGGACAAACTTCTGAGCCTTCCAAAGAATCCTTGCACTGCATCGAGCTTCCAGTAATATCGAATGAAGATTGCAGTATCTTGAGGAGTCTGGATAAGATAGAAACATTCTTCTGTACATTTTCTGGGTTTCATACTGCTGGAGGTGGGTGTATTGGAGATTCTGGGGGGCCTTTTATATGTGAAGGTGTACAGTATGGTATTGCATCGGTAAATTTTGGTTGTGGGATAAGAGGTGAACCAACTTACTTTACAAGGATCGACAAAGCTTTCGGTTTTATAGACAGGCATGTTAGAAGTTACGCTGTTTCTGGAATGACGAATGGAGTGACAGGATTTGTAGTTTATTCGTTGATTTTTATACATTGCAATTGgagttttcaataa